TCACGAGCATGCCCTCCCGGGTGGCCACGGCCACGTGGGGTCGGTCGGTGCGAAGGGGCGGGGGCGCTTCGGCAGCCTCTTGGAGGAGCGGCGCGAACTCGCCGGAGCGGTCCTCCCCCAGGAGCCCCACGGCGTCGGCCCGGCACCGGCGGCAGTGGCGCATCTGGGGCAGGAACCGCTCGGCCTCGGCGCGCAGCTCCCGCAGGAGCTCGGGCCCCGGCTCGGGCACGTCGGCCAGGGGGGTGCCCGCCGTGGGCACCAGCCCCATCACGTTCAGGACGTCGGCGCCCCATCCGGCCACAGTGCGGGCCACCTCGGCCACGTGGTGGTCGTTCACCCCGGGCACCACGATGCAGTTAACCTTGACGAGGATCCCCCGGGCCTTGAGCCCGGTTACGGCCAGGCGCTGGCGCTCGAGGAGGACGGCGGCCGCCTCGGGGCCCCGGTAGATCACCTTCCCGTCCCGGGCCCAGGCGTAGAGCGACGCTCCCACGGCCGGATCCACGGCGTTCACCGTGACCGTCACGTGGGTCACCCCTAGCGCGGGAAGTTCGTCGAGCAGCGGCGGCAGCCCCAGCGCGTTGGTGGCGACGCACAGGAGCATCTCGGGGCAACGCTCCCGCACGAGCCGGAGCGTCGTCAGGGTCTCGTCGGGGTTGGCGAATGGGTCGCCCGGGCCGGCGATGCCCACCACCGAGATGCGGGGTTCCGCGGCCACGACCCGCTCCAGATACCCAACGGCCTGGTGGGGCGAGAGCACGGCGCTCGTGACCCCGGGCCGGCTTTCGTTCACGCAGTTGTACCGGCGGTTGCAGTAGGCGCACTTCAGGTTGCACCGGGGCGCCACCGGAAGATGGATCCGGCCGCAGTGACCGTGGCTCTCCGCGTGGAAGCAGGGATGGCGGTTGAGGTCGAGGGCGGGGTTCATGGGAGATATACTCCGGCGGTTTAGAGATAGCCGTAGCCCACGTCGGAGGCCTCCTGCCGCTGGGCGAGCAGGGCGTTCACGACGCGGTCGAAAAGGTCCTGGGTGCCGGCGTACCCGAGGAGCCGCTGCCGGGCCGCCCCGAACCGGTCGTGGATGGGGAATCCCACCCGCACCAGGGGATGCCCCGGTCCCGAGCCAGGGGATACGCCTTGCTCGTGCCCACCACGAGGCCGAGCCCCAGGTCCCGGGTCTCCTCGGCGACGGTGTAGTAGTCCACCCCCTCCCGCACGGCCGGCGGCTCCCGGAGGAGTCCGGCCGTGGCGGCCTCCACGGCACCCTCGAGGATTCCGGATCGATCCCCGGTGGCCACGTACGCGACCTGAATCCCGGTCTCGGCGAGAAACCCGGAGAGGCCTGCGGCCAGGTCCTCGTCGGCCACCACGGCCGCCCGGACCCCGGCCAGATACTTGTGAGCATCCACGTAGGCGTCCACGAGCCGCCCCCGCTGGGCCCGGACCCGCCCCGGGGTGGGCCGGCCCGAGAGTTCCTCCAGCGCCGCGAAGAACCGGTCGGACGCCCGAATCCCCACGGGAAGGGGTAGGGGGAGGAGCTCCACCCCAAACCGATCGCGCACCCAGGCCCCGGGGCCCGAGGCGTCGCCGGCCGCGCAGCCGAACGCCACCGTGGCCCGGGCACGGCCCGCGGCCTGGAGCGCCTCAAGGGGGGTTCCGCCGGGGGGCACCGAGGTGTAGGAGTCCCAGGCGGGCCCGTCCAGGGGGTCGGAGGGGTCGGGGATCACGGCCGCCTCGAGGCCGAAGGCGCGGACCACGTCCTTCAGGTGCCGGAGGTCGGCCGGGGAGGCCATGCCCGGCAGGAGGTTTAGGTGGGAACCGGCCGGCCCGGGACGGGCCAGGGCCTTGAGGAGCGCCCGCACCGCCCGCCGGAACCCCTCCGTGTGGGTGCCCCCGAAGCTCGGGGTCCGGACCGTCACCACCCGGGGGAGGATGACGCCGGGGTTCTTCCCGGCGAGTTCGGCTAGAAACGCCTCGACCAGGGGGCCCGGCTCCTCCCCGATCGTCTCGGTGAGGCAGGTGGTGGCCACCCCGATGACCCGGGGCCGCATGGCCGTGATGACGTTCCACAGCCCCTGGCGCAGGTTGGGGCCTCCCCCGAACACGGCCTGCCGCTCCCCCAGCGACGACGAGGCGATGTCCACGGGTTCCCTGTAGTGGCTGATGAGGTACCGGCGCATATAGGTGGCGCAGCCCTGGGACCCGTGGAGGAACGGCACGCCACCCTCGACGCCCTTGAAGGCAAGGCACGCGCCCAGGGGCATGCACAGGTGGCAGGCATTGGTGGTCGAGACGAAGGCGGGGGCGGCGGTCTCAGGCATGGCAGACCTCCCGGGAGCCGGTCCGGCGCGGGGCGAACCGCCACACCGGGCTCGTGACGGTGCGGTGGACCTCCTCGGCGAACCGGAGCATCCCCTCGAACCCGGCCAGGGGAAGCTTGCGTTCGTGGTTGTGGTCGCAGAACCCGATGCCGAGCTTGTAGGCGATGGGCCGCTCTTTGACCCCGCCCACGAGGAGATCCGCCCCCTGCTCCAGCAGGAGCGTGCTCAGCTCCAGGGGGTTCGTGTCGTCCACGATCACCGTGCCGGGATCGGTGATCTCGTGCAGTTCCCGGTAGTCTTCGGCGGTGCCGGTCTGGGAGCCCACGATCACCGTGCGCATGTCCAGAAGCCGGAACGCCTTGACGAGGGAGAAGGCCTTGAACGCGCCCCCGACGTAGATGGCCACCCGCCGGCCCTCCAGGTCGGCCCGGATCGACCGGAGGCGGGGCTCCAGGGCGGAGAGTTCCTCGCGGACGAGCTCCCGAGCCCGGCCGGGCAGGCCCGGATCCCGGTCGGCGAAATGGTCGCCCACGGCGTAGAGGGCCTCGGCCATGTCGTCCACCCCGAAGTACGACACCCTCCGGAACGGCACGCCGTAGGCCTCCTCCATGCGGCGGGCCAGGGCCAGGGTGGCTCCCGAGCACTGCACCAGGTTGAGCGCCGCGCCGTGGCACCGCGCGATGTGGGCGACGCGGCCGTCGCCGGTGAGGTTGGCCACCACCTCGACCCCCATGCGCTCCAGGTAACCCCGGACGATCCACAGCTCACCGGCCAGGTTGAAGTCCCCGAGGATGTTGACGCTCACCGGCGAGATCCCGTCCGTGGGCCCCGTGCCCACCAGGCGGAACAGGGCCTCGCAGGCCGCCGCATATCCGGCCCGCTTGGTGCCCTGGAACCCCTCGGACCGGACCGGGATCACCGGGATCCCCTGCTCGGCGGCGACCCGCTTGCACACGGCCCCCAGGTCGTCGCCGATCAGCCCCACCACGCAGGTGCTGTACACGAACGCCCCGGCCGGGCGGTGCCGGTCGATCAGCTCGGTGAGGGCCCGGTAGAGCTTCTCCTCGCCGCCGAAAATGACCTCCCGCTCCCTGAGGTCGGTGCTGAAACTCAGGCGGTGGAGTTGGGGGCCCGACGAGAGGGCCCCCCGAATGTCCCAGGTGTAGGCCGCGCACCCCACCGGCCCGTGGACCAGGTGGAGGGCGTCGGCCACCGGGTAGAGCACCACCCGGGCCCCGCAGAACACGCAGGCCCGCTGGCTCACGGCGCCGGCGAGGCTCTCCCGGTCGCAGGCGAGGCGGAAGGCGCCGTCTCCCTTGCGGTGCACCTGGTCGCGGCGGGCCTCGAAAGGCAGGGCGGTCATGCGGAATATCCTACGGTTCGTCGATGCGGTGCGCGCCGGAGGCGCGCCCCTCCTCGAGGGCGTCCAGGATCTCGTCGGCCACCTCCTCGTCCACCCCGCCGTACCAGGCGCCGTGGGGGTACACGACCACCACGGGCCCCCGGTCGCAGGCCTTGAGACAGCCGGTCGTCGAGACCAGGGCATCGAGGCCCCGGTCGGCTACCTCGGCCTCGAGGTAGGCCACCAGGCCGTGGGAGCCCTTCTGGAGGCAGACCCCTTTGGCCTCGGCACCCCGGAAGCTTCCGCACACGAGGAGGTGATGGGCGGGTCGTCGCATGGGTTCGCCTCCTCTCGCCTACCCGAACAGCCCGTAGTCCATTAGGAGCTTCTCCAGCTCGGGGATCGGGAGGGGCTTGGGGATCACGAACATGTCGTTCTCGTCCATGGCCCGGGCGAGGTTGCGGTAGTGTCCGGCCTGGGGGTGCTCGGGCGCGTAGTCGATCACGGTCTTGCGGTGGATCTCGGCCTTCTGGACCACGTTGTCCCGGGGCAGGAAGTAGAGCATCTGGGTGCCCAGCTTCTCGGCGAAGGCCCGGATCATCTCCTCCTCGTTGTCCACCTTGCGGCTGTTGCAGATGAGCCCCCCCAGCCGCACCCCGCCGGCCCGGGCGTATTTCTGGATGCCCTTGCAGATGTTGTTGGCGGCGTACATGGCCATCATCTCGCCGGAGACCACGATGTAGATCTCCTGGGCCTTGCCCTCGCGGATCGGCATGGCGAACCCGCCGCACACGACGTCGCCCAAGACGTCGTAGAACACGTAATCGAGCTCCTTGTCGTCTTCGTACGCGCCGAGGGCCTCGAGAAGATTGATCGAGGTGATGATGCCCCGGCCGGCACACCCCACTCCGGGCTCGGGCCCGCCCGACTCCACGCACACCGCCTCGCCGAACCCGGCCTTGGCCACGTCCTCGAGCTCCACGTCCTCGCCCTCGTCCCGCAGGGTGTCGAGTACGCTCTTTTGCGCGAGGCCCCCCAGGAGCAGCCGGGTGGAGTCGGCCTTGGGATCGCAGCCGACCACCATCACCTTTTTCCCGGCCTCTGCGAGCCCCGCCACGGTGTTCTGGGTAGTGGTGGATTTGCCGATGCCGCCTTTTCCGTAGATCGCCACCTTTCGCATCTCTGTTGCCTCCCTGGTTTCGGGTTGGTGTTGTCCCGTAGAGAGCAACGGATGTGCCAAGAGGCGGGTAGCGTTTCGATTCTTTTCCTAACCTCTTGGAACGTATTGTGGATTTTTATTTCGGACTGAATCCTCCGGGATATGGTTTCTCTAGGATCTCACAAAAAAGTAGATCACGGTTTACATCGAGGTGACGTAGAGATTCAGGCCTGTAAACAACAGGTCAAACAGAAAACCCCCGGCAGCAACGCCGGGGGCCCGGAGGGGGGCGCCGGGGCGGGGTCAGAGGGGAGGCGTCGTGGTACGGGAGCGGTTGGCCCGCACGCGGTCCAGCAGGCCATACTTGCGGATACGATACCCGATCTGCCGGAGGGTGAGCCCCAGTTCCCTGGCAGCGCGCGACTGGACCCAACCGTTCCGTTCCAAGGCGGCCACCACCTCCCGCCGCTCCATCTCCTTGAGGGGTGGGAGCTCCTCGGGGCTCCGCTCCTCGTGGAGCCCGGCCGCCACCACGTGGGGGGGGAGATGTCCGATGTCGATCTCGCCCCCGTCGTTCAGGATCGCCAGCCGTTCCATCAGGTTCTCCATCTCTCGGACGTTCCCCGGCCAGCGGTACTCCAGGAGGGCTCGCCGCGCCTTCCCGGTGAGGCGGAGGGGTTTTCCGTACTCGGCGCCGAACTTGGCGAGGAAATGGTCGAGGAGAAGGGGGGTGTCGGCCGGCCGGTCCCGCAGGGGAGGGACCACAATGGGAAACACGTTGAGCCGGTAAAAGAGGTCCTCCCGGAATGTCCCTTCCGCCACGGCCTCGGCGAGTTCCCGGTTGGTGGCGGCCACGATGCGCACGTCTACCTTGCGGGTCCGGGTGGAACCGAGGCGCTCGAACTCCTGGTCCTGCAGAAATCGCAGGAGCTTCGCCTGGAGCAGCAGGGGCATTTCGCCCACCTCGTCCAGGAACAGGGTTCCCCCGTCGGCGTCCTCCACCCGGCCGGGCTTTACCCTCTCCGCGCCGGTGAAGGCGCCCCTCTCATACCCGAAAAGCTCCGCCTCCAGGAGGTTGTCGGGGATGGCAGCACAGTTGAGCTTGACGAACGGCCCGTCGGCCCGGGGGCTCATCTCGTGGAGGATGCGGGCGATAAGGGTCTTCCCGGTGCCTGACTCCCCCAGGAGCAGCACCGACGCCCGGCTCGGGGCAACCTTGCGCACCAGCTCCTGCACCTCAGCCATGGCCCGGCTGCGGGCCACCAGGAAAAAGCCCTGGTACCTCTCCGAGAGCTCGGTGCGCATGGCGCGGTTCAAACGCTCGAGCCGACGACGCTCGTGTTCCGCCGAGCGATTCAGGGCCACGAGCTGGGCCACGAGGGCGGCGACCACGGTCAGAAACTCGATGTCCCGCTGGAGGGAGACCTCGGGCCCGAACATCCGGTCGGCGGTCATGACCCCGATGGGCTGACCCCGAAGCAGGATCGGCACCCCGAGGAACGCCACGCCGTCCTTGCCGATGTTGCGGGCTCTGGTGCGGTTGAGGAACAGGGGCTCCGACCGGATGTCGGGCACCACCACCGGCACCCTCCGGGAGAACACCTGGCCGGTAACACCCTCGCCGGGCGCGTAGACCCCCCGACCCTGGGCCGCGGGACTGAGGCCGTGGGCCGCCCGGATCACGAGCCGTTTGGCCTCCTCGTCGTAGAGCACCACCGTGCCGCGGGTCATCCCCAGGTGTTCAGAAAGCACTGTCAGGACCCGGGCTAGGGTATGGTCGAGGTCGAGCGCGCCCCCGATGAGACGGCAGATTTCGAGCAGCGCGTTCCATTCGAGTTCGCGGATCGAAGCGTTCAGCGGCATGTTCTTTCTCGCCTCCCAACCGGCGCAGGGTCGATGCAACGGGCCCGGGTGGGGCGGTCGGTACGCCCCGCCGCGCGGAGCCGGGGGCTATCCGACCCGGCGCAGCCAGGCCAGCGCCTTTCGGCCCGAGTGCTTTCCCCGGACGATCTCGTGGCGCCGCCCGACGAGCTGGGGGGGAAAGGGCTCGTAGAGCCCTGGGGATTTCAGGA
This is a stretch of genomic DNA from Deferrisoma camini S3R1. It encodes these proteins:
- the nifB gene encoding nitrogenase cofactor biosynthesis protein NifB: MNPALDLNRHPCFHAESHGHCGRIHLPVAPRCNLKCAYCNRRYNCVNESRPGVTSAVLSPHQAVGYLERVVAAEPRISVVGIAGPGDPFANPDETLTTLRLVRERCPEMLLCVATNALGLPPLLDELPALGVTHVTVTVNAVDPAVGASLYAWARDGKVIYRGPEAAAVLLERQRLAVTGLKARGILVKVNCIVVPGVNDHHVAEVARTVAGWGADVLNVMGLVPTAGTPLADVPEPGPELLRELRAEAERFLPQMRHCRRCRADAVGLLGEDRSGEFAPLLQEAAEAPPPLRTDRPHVAVATREGMLVNQHLGEARSFQVWARKGAGFLLVEERPAPPPGGGPDRWRRLAEGLGDCRAVLVSGVGEGPRAILTEAGVVPIEMDGFIELGLSAVFSGVDPTRFRRRRAGCSRGPGCGGDGSGCG
- the nifE gene encoding nitrogenase iron-molybdenum cofactor biosynthesis protein NifE, producing MTALPFEARRDQVHRKGDGAFRLACDRESLAGAVSQRACVFCGARVVLYPVADALHLVHGPVGCAAYTWDIRGALSSGPQLHRLSFSTDLREREVIFGGEEKLYRALTELIDRHRPAGAFVYSTCVVGLIGDDLGAVCKRVAAEQGIPVIPVRSEGFQGTKRAGYAAACEALFRLVGTGPTDGISPVSVNILGDFNLAGELWIVRGYLERMGVEVVANLTGDGRVAHIARCHGAALNLVQCSGATLALARRMEEAYGVPFRRVSYFGVDDMAEALYAVGDHFADRDPGLPGRARELVREELSALEPRLRSIRADLEGRRVAIYVGGAFKAFSLVKAFRLLDMRTVIVGSQTGTAEDYRELHEITDPGTVIVDDTNPLELSTLLLEQGADLLVGGVKERPIAYKLGIGFCDHNHERKLPLAGFEGMLRFAEEVHRTVTSPVWRFAPRRTGSREVCHA
- a CDS encoding (2Fe-2S) ferredoxin domain-containing protein, with amino-acid sequence MRRPAHHLLVCGSFRGAEAKGVCLQKGSHGLVAYLEAEVADRGLDALVSTTGCLKACDRGPVVVVYPHGAWYGGVDEEVADEILDALEEGRASGAHRIDEP
- the nifH gene encoding nitrogenase iron protein, with translation MRKVAIYGKGGIGKSTTTQNTVAGLAEAGKKVMVVGCDPKADSTRLLLGGLAQKSVLDTLRDEGEDVELEDVAKAGFGEAVCVESGGPEPGVGCAGRGIITSINLLEALGAYEDDKELDYVFYDVLGDVVCGGFAMPIREGKAQEIYIVVSGEMMAMYAANNICKGIQKYARAGGVRLGGLICNSRKVDNEEEMIRAFAEKLGTQMLYFLPRDNVVQKAEIHRKTVIDYAPEHPQAGHYRNLARAMDENDMFVIPKPLPIPELEKLLMDYGLFG
- a CDS encoding sigma-54-dependent Fis family transcriptional regulator, with the protein product MPLNASIRELEWNALLEICRLIGGALDLDHTLARVLTVLSEHLGMTRGTVVLYDEEAKRLVIRAAHGLSPAAQGRGVYAPGEGVTGQVFSRRVPVVVPDIRSEPLFLNRTRARNIGKDGVAFLGVPILLRGQPIGVMTADRMFGPEVSLQRDIEFLTVVAALVAQLVALNRSAEHERRRLERLNRAMRTELSERYQGFFLVARSRAMAEVQELVRKVAPSRASVLLLGESGTGKTLIARILHEMSPRADGPFVKLNCAAIPDNLLEAELFGYERGAFTGAERVKPGRVEDADGGTLFLDEVGEMPLLLQAKLLRFLQDQEFERLGSTRTRKVDVRIVAATNRELAEAVAEGTFREDLFYRLNVFPIVVPPLRDRPADTPLLLDHFLAKFGAEYGKPLRLTGKARRALLEYRWPGNVREMENLMERLAILNDGGEIDIGHLPPHVVAAGLHEERSPEELPPLKEMERREVVAALERNGWVQSRAARELGLTLRQIGYRIRKYGLLDRVRANRSRTTTPPL